The following are encoded together in the Kribbella sp. CA-293567 genome:
- a CDS encoding N-acetylmuramoyl-L-alanine amidase: MGKTARVPRMTALLAAAAAGAIALSGALPSTAAPAPDPAAPQTGSGVPGDLAQAFQSAAATYDVPREVLVGIGYAESHLDGHDGRPSQSNGYGVMHLVSNPLNPTMSEAAQLTGLPVEKLAKDSAANITGAAAVLDSYADRAGLSGEARKDIAKWYGVVAQYSHSADAPTGRLYTDEVYRIIGAGVGAAGVRLDPKPVTPDRGAYAKVAPLGAKSTSSVLAVDYPGAIWSAASTSNYRVGRTSSISKIVIHVTQGSYAGTISWFKNPAAQVSAHYVVRSSDGQVTQMVAEKDTAWHARDANASSVGIEHEGFVDQPSWFTDAMYRSSAALTRSIADRRGIPKDRAHIQGHNEIPGNDHTDPGPNWNWTYYMQLVNGGNPPTYNFTTYGSGVRVRSDARLTASIVTTLAGPTRVFVTCQKQGDTVNAEGTSNNWWAKLRDQGGYMSNIYIADPNPKLPGVPVC; this comes from the coding sequence ATGGGTAAGACCGCCCGAGTGCCCAGAATGACCGCGCTGCTCGCCGCAGCCGCCGCTGGTGCGATCGCGCTGAGTGGCGCGCTCCCCAGTACCGCCGCCCCAGCGCCCGACCCGGCCGCACCGCAAACAGGGAGCGGCGTGCCAGGTGACCTGGCCCAGGCCTTCCAGTCCGCCGCCGCAACGTACGACGTACCGCGTGAGGTGCTTGTCGGTATCGGCTACGCCGAGTCGCACCTGGACGGCCACGACGGCCGGCCGAGCCAGTCCAACGGGTACGGCGTGATGCACCTGGTCAGCAATCCGCTGAATCCGACGATGTCCGAGGCTGCCCAGCTGACCGGCCTGCCGGTCGAAAAGCTCGCCAAGGACTCGGCGGCCAACATCACTGGCGCCGCCGCCGTCCTCGACTCGTACGCCGACCGGGCCGGCCTGAGCGGGGAGGCCCGCAAGGACATCGCCAAGTGGTACGGCGTCGTCGCGCAGTACTCACACTCGGCCGACGCCCCGACCGGTCGCCTGTACACCGACGAGGTCTACCGGATCATCGGGGCCGGTGTCGGCGCCGCGGGTGTCCGGCTCGACCCCAAGCCGGTCACTCCCGACCGGGGCGCCTACGCCAAGGTCGCTCCGCTCGGCGCCAAGAGCACCTCGTCGGTCCTGGCGGTCGACTACCCGGGCGCGATCTGGAGCGCGGCCAGCACCAGCAACTACCGGGTCGGCCGGACGAGCTCGATCAGCAAGATCGTCATCCACGTCACCCAGGGCTCGTACGCCGGCACCATCAGCTGGTTCAAGAACCCGGCGGCCCAGGTCAGCGCGCACTACGTGGTCCGCTCCAGCGACGGGCAGGTGACCCAGATGGTGGCCGAGAAGGACACCGCCTGGCACGCCCGGGACGCCAACGCGTCCTCGGTGGGGATCGAGCACGAGGGCTTCGTGGACCAGCCGTCCTGGTTCACCGACGCCATGTACCGGTCGTCGGCGGCGCTGACCAGGAGCATCGCCGACCGTCGCGGGATCCCGAAGGACCGTGCGCACATCCAGGGCCACAACGAGATCCCGGGCAACGACCACACCGACCCGGGCCCGAACTGGAACTGGACCTACTACATGCAGCTGGTGAACGGCGGAAACCCGCCGACGTACAACTTCACCACCTACGGCTCCGGCGTCCGCGTCCGCAGTGATGCCAGGCTGACGGCCTCGATCGTCACCACGCTGGCCGGCCCGACCAGGGTCTTCGTCACCTGCCAGAAGCAGGGCGACACCGTCAACGCCGAAGGCACCAGCAACAACTGGTGGGCGAAGCTGCGCGACCAGGGCGGCTACATGTCCAACATCTACATCGCCGACCCGAATCCCAAGCTCCCGGGCGTACCGGTCTGCTAG
- a CDS encoding sensor histidine kinase, which yields MLTKILARGGPASGYLFLRYLRGMVLLVATPISLLLGWVIPDVTAGLVKLANSERYRAARYLKQPEAAPLPDALPRHAGDVVTLFKDKSFLRSLLLLLMPAVVIVELVVAVIAVVAIPATVIAMVLWPLDPGGFNLVGVPIDAWWKALVFGPLQLLVGLGFLGWVAPAVARGHARAVLALLAPSAEQVETARLNERVAELTRTRAGAVDSHGAELRRIERDLHDGTQAQLVSLAMRIGIAKQTMAADPEKAAKILDDARDGAEQAMTELRGVLRTMYPPILADRGLAGAVSALSARSPIPVELRVGELGTVPASVEAAAYFVVAESLTNITKHSAAGHVDLLLERRGSELYLAITDDGIGGARINEQADLLGRGSGLHGMVHRVEAIDGQMELQSPIGGPTTVEVILPCA from the coding sequence ATGCTCACGAAGATCCTGGCCCGCGGCGGTCCGGCCAGCGGCTACCTGTTCCTCCGGTACCTCCGGGGGATGGTGCTGCTGGTAGCTACGCCGATCAGCCTGCTGCTGGGGTGGGTGATCCCCGACGTGACCGCAGGCTTGGTCAAACTGGCCAACAGTGAGCGGTACCGCGCAGCGCGGTACCTCAAGCAGCCGGAGGCCGCGCCACTGCCCGACGCCCTGCCTCGGCACGCCGGGGACGTCGTCACTCTCTTCAAGGACAAGTCCTTCCTGCGCAGCCTGCTGTTGCTGCTGATGCCGGCGGTCGTCATCGTCGAGCTGGTCGTCGCGGTGATCGCGGTGGTCGCCATCCCGGCCACTGTCATCGCCATGGTGCTCTGGCCGCTCGATCCGGGCGGCTTCAACCTGGTCGGGGTGCCGATCGACGCCTGGTGGAAGGCGCTGGTCTTCGGTCCGCTGCAGCTGCTCGTCGGGCTGGGCTTTCTGGGCTGGGTCGCTCCGGCGGTCGCCCGAGGCCACGCGCGGGCCGTGCTTGCCCTGCTGGCGCCCAGCGCCGAGCAGGTGGAGACAGCCCGCCTCAACGAGCGGGTGGCAGAGCTGACCCGGACCAGGGCCGGGGCTGTCGACTCCCACGGCGCTGAGCTGCGCCGGATCGAGCGGGACCTCCACGACGGCACTCAGGCCCAGCTGGTCTCGCTCGCCATGCGGATCGGTATCGCCAAGCAGACCATGGCCGCTGACCCCGAGAAGGCCGCGAAGATCCTCGACGACGCCAGGGACGGCGCGGAGCAGGCGATGACCGAGCTACGCGGCGTACTGCGGACCATGTACCCGCCGATCCTGGCCGACCGCGGCCTCGCCGGTGCAGTCTCGGCACTGTCCGCCCGCAGTCCGATCCCGGTAGAGCTCCGTGTCGGCGAGCTCGGCACGGTACCGGCCTCCGTGGAAGCCGCCGCGTACTTCGTGGTGGCCGAATCGCTCACCAACATCACCAAGCACTCCGCGGCCGGCCATGTCGACCTGTTGCTGGAGCGGCGAGGGTCAGAGCTCTACCTGGCCATCACTGACGACGGGATCGGTGGCGCCCGGATCAACGAGCAGGCAGACCTCCTGGGGCGGGGGAGTGGCCTCCATGGCATGGTGCACCGGGTGGAAGCGATTGACGGTCAGATGGAACTGCAGAGCCCTATCGGCGGGCCGACCACGGTCGAGGTGATCCTGCCGTGCGCGTAG
- a CDS encoding response regulator, which translates to MRVVILEDNPILAEGLGLLLDNSGFEVAAVAGDADQFAKAVAEHQPDIAVVDVRLPPTYTDEGLRAAIEARRLRPGFPVLVFSQYVEEVYAAELLAAGTEGVGYLLKDRVSRVDEFMAAVRRVADGGTVLDPEVVSQLMVKRSDPLERLTPREREVLALMAEGLGNTAIGEKLVISEGAVHKHVGNVFQKLDLPPTESGHRRVLAVLAHLGL; encoded by the coding sequence GTGCGCGTAGTGATCCTGGAGGACAACCCGATCCTCGCGGAGGGTCTTGGCCTGCTGCTGGACAACTCCGGTTTCGAGGTGGCCGCTGTCGCCGGTGACGCCGACCAGTTCGCCAAGGCGGTGGCCGAGCACCAGCCGGACATCGCTGTGGTCGACGTCCGGCTGCCGCCGACCTACACCGACGAGGGGCTGCGCGCCGCGATCGAGGCACGCAGGTTGCGGCCGGGCTTCCCGGTGCTGGTCTTCTCGCAGTACGTCGAGGAGGTCTACGCCGCCGAACTGCTGGCCGCCGGGACCGAGGGGGTCGGCTACCTGCTCAAGGACCGGGTCTCCCGGGTCGACGAGTTCATGGCAGCCGTACGCCGGGTCGCGGACGGCGGGACTGTCCTGGATCCCGAGGTCGTGAGCCAGTTGATGGTGAAGCGCAGCGACCCGCTCGAGCGCCTGACTCCCCGGGAGCGCGAGGTGCTCGCCCTGATGGCCGAGGGGCTCGGCAACACGGCGATCGGGGAGAAGCTGGTGATCAGCGAGGGTGCCGTCCACAAACACGTCGGCAACGTCTTCCAGAAACTCGACCTGCCGCCGACCGAGTCGGGCCATCGCCGGGTCCTCGCCGTGCTGGCCCACCTCGGGCTCTGA
- a CDS encoding S1 family peptidase, translating into MKVLAAAVLVASAVAVPTQAMAVAPDQAAADQQHAVPRQVTAMQADLGLTEQQVKERLKSELVATKLVPAAQRAAGAAFGGTWYDVARKKLVVGVTSSAAADAVRATGAEVSVVPVTAKQLDQRKAAVDKLAGKAVPAAVSGWSADPKTGSVVVNVQAGKRSQAVDAFVAKVAKAGAVTVREVVAQAPQTYAAGTVGGDPYYTGNVRCSIGFSVHGGYVTAGHCSGAGARTRGWDGSAQGVFRGSSFPGNDYAWVQVDSGWWTVPVVLGWGQVSDHLVRGSWEAPVGTSICRSGSTTHWRCGAVLAKNETVNYGNGQLFYGATKTSVCAEGGDSGGSFITGDQAQGVTSGGWGNCSSGGETWFQPVNEILNAYGLRLHTA; encoded by the coding sequence ATGAAGGTATTAGCTGCTGCCGTGCTCGTAGCGAGCGCGGTAGCCGTCCCGACCCAGGCCATGGCCGTGGCCCCCGACCAAGCCGCCGCCGACCAGCAGCACGCAGTACCGCGGCAGGTGACCGCCATGCAAGCTGATCTCGGCCTGACCGAGCAGCAGGTCAAGGAACGTCTGAAGTCAGAACTGGTGGCCACCAAGCTCGTCCCGGCCGCACAACGTGCTGCGGGCGCTGCCTTCGGCGGCACCTGGTACGACGTCGCCCGGAAGAAGCTGGTCGTCGGAGTGACCAGTTCCGCCGCAGCAGACGCAGTACGGGCTACTGGCGCTGAGGTGTCCGTAGTACCGGTGACTGCCAAGCAACTCGACCAGCGCAAGGCTGCTGTGGACAAGCTGGCAGGGAAGGCGGTGCCGGCTGCGGTGAGCGGCTGGTCGGCTGACCCGAAGACCGGCAGCGTTGTCGTGAACGTCCAAGCAGGTAAGCGTTCCCAGGCCGTCGACGCCTTCGTGGCGAAGGTGGCGAAGGCTGGAGCCGTCACTGTTCGGGAGGTCGTTGCCCAGGCGCCGCAGACCTACGCGGCCGGAACAGTCGGGGGAGACCCGTACTACACCGGCAACGTCCGCTGTTCGATCGGCTTCTCAGTGCACGGCGGCTACGTCACGGCCGGCCACTGCTCCGGTGCCGGTGCCAGGACGCGCGGCTGGGACGGCTCGGCGCAGGGTGTCTTCCGCGGTTCGTCCTTCCCCGGCAACGACTACGCCTGGGTCCAGGTCGACAGCGGCTGGTGGACCGTACCGGTAGTGCTCGGCTGGGGACAGGTCAGCGACCACCTGGTCCGCGGCTCCTGGGAGGCCCCAGTCGGTACGTCGATCTGCCGTAGCGGCTCGACGACCCACTGGCGCTGCGGTGCCGTACTGGCCAAGAACGAGACCGTGAACTACGGCAACGGCCAGCTCTTCTACGGCGCCACCAAGACCAGCGTCTGCGCCGAAGGCGGCGACTCGGGTGGTTCCTTCATCACCGGTGACCAGGCGCAGGGCGTGACGTCCGGTGGCTGGGGTAACTGCAGCAGTGGTGGTGAGACCTGGTTCCAGCCGGTCAACGAGATCCTCAACGCCTACGGGCTGCGTCTGCACACCGCCTGA
- a CDS encoding M23 family metallopeptidase — protein MPLRRLLAALAALLVGAATLVAVPTEAQAAPNFKAPFPCGQRWTYSHHSQEVRRALDFVRSDGGTTNGTPVLASAGGTAYRFSQPGGAGNYISIEHGGGWKTYYFHLSAYSVANGQAVGQGQQIGVTGSTGASSGPHIHYEQLLNGVGQNIVINGSGLSYPGSYGSAHLTSDNGCGSQPGKQFMTWGSGIRVRADARLNATVVGTLGGPTSVRVLCQKQGDTVTAEGYTNNWWAKLASPAGFMSNIYIDDPNAVLPGVPTC, from the coding sequence GTGCCCTTACGACGATTGCTCGCCGCCCTCGCAGCCTTGCTGGTCGGTGCCGCCACCCTGGTGGCGGTGCCGACCGAGGCGCAGGCCGCCCCCAACTTCAAGGCCCCGTTCCCGTGTGGCCAGCGCTGGACCTACAGCCACCACTCGCAGGAGGTCCGCCGCGCCCTCGACTTCGTCCGGTCCGACGGCGGCACCACCAACGGCACGCCGGTGCTGGCCAGCGCCGGCGGTACGGCGTACCGGTTCTCGCAGCCCGGTGGCGCCGGCAACTACATCTCCATCGAGCACGGTGGTGGCTGGAAGACCTACTACTTCCACCTCTCCGCGTACTCCGTGGCCAACGGCCAGGCGGTCGGCCAAGGCCAGCAGATCGGCGTGACCGGTAGCACCGGCGCCTCCTCCGGGCCGCACATCCACTACGAACAACTGCTGAACGGTGTCGGCCAGAACATCGTCATCAACGGCAGCGGACTCTCCTACCCAGGCTCCTACGGCTCTGCCCATCTCACCAGCGACAACGGCTGCGGCAGTCAGCCCGGCAAGCAGTTCATGACCTGGGGCTCCGGCATCCGGGTCCGGGCCGACGCCAGGCTGAACGCCACGGTGGTGGGCACTCTCGGCGGCCCCACCTCGGTCCGGGTGCTCTGCCAGAAGCAGGGCGACACCGTGACGGCGGAGGGCTACACCAACAACTGGTGGGCCAAGCTCGCCAGTCCGGCGGGATTCATGAGCAACATCTACATCGACGATCCGAACGCCGTACTGCCGGGCGTTCCGACCTGTTGA